The following are encoded together in the Ketobacter sp. MCCC 1A13808 genome:
- the spoT gene encoding bifunctional GTP diphosphokinase/guanosine-3',5'-bis pyrophosphate 3'-pyrophosphohydrolase → MQTVESLIEKLEYLPSEQREDIRRAYYFAEDAHEGQFRRSGDPYIVHPLAVSKILSDMHMDAQSVQAALLHDVIEDTYVSKETLTEAFGEIVAELVDGVSKIGAIKFESKAEAQAENFRKMVLAMTKDIRVILVKLADRLHNMRTLGVLHPTKRRRIAMETLEIYAPIANRLGMNNVRVELEDLSFTHMYPMRASRIKKATKTSRGHRKDMVKKIQEAVVNRLERDGLTGRVTGREKHLYSIYSKMKEQRKPFNEIMDVYGFRIIVNSVDMCYRVLGAIHNLYKPIPGRFKDYIAIPKANGYQSLHTTLIGMNGVPIEIQVRTEEMDAMANNGIAAHWLYKSDPDPAGGAQNRAKEWLKGLLEMQQRAGNSQDFLETVKIDLFPDEVYVFTPKGDILELPTGATPVDFAYAVHTDVGNSCVAARLDHRLVPLSTPIQSGQTIKIITAPGACPNPAWLSFVTTAKARANIRHFLKTQQRSESVALGQRLLEKALAPFDWTFDAIPAERIETALSEAGFATLDDMLADIGLGNQMAQIAARRMLPTSEEDPAAKDSKSTPLVIRGTEGMVINLAKCCRPIPGDSVMGHLSSGRGMVIHRDNCKNIASELKENREKCLSVQWAQDAIGEYAVDLRVQMENERGSLATLASLISQADANIETINIKEKDAHLSVVSLRISIHNRAHLAKTIRRMRTLKAVHRIVRVRN, encoded by the coding sequence TTGCAAACTGTTGAATCACTTATAGAAAAACTTGAATATCTTCCGTCTGAACAGAGGGAGGATATTCGTCGCGCTTATTATTTCGCTGAGGACGCCCACGAAGGCCAGTTCCGGCGTAGCGGCGACCCCTATATAGTTCATCCTCTGGCGGTCAGTAAAATCCTCTCTGATATGCACATGGACGCACAAAGCGTTCAAGCTGCGCTGCTCCATGACGTCATCGAAGACACCTACGTATCCAAAGAAACCCTCACTGAAGCGTTCGGCGAAATTGTTGCCGAACTGGTGGACGGCGTGTCTAAAATCGGTGCGATCAAGTTTGAATCCAAAGCCGAAGCCCAAGCGGAGAACTTCCGCAAGATGGTGCTGGCTATGACCAAGGATATCCGCGTCATCCTGGTGAAGCTTGCGGACCGGCTCCATAATATGCGCACGCTGGGTGTATTACACCCCACGAAGCGCCGCCGCATCGCAATGGAAACCCTGGAAATATACGCCCCCATTGCCAATCGCCTTGGCATGAATAATGTCCGGGTCGAACTGGAAGACCTCAGCTTTACCCATATGTATCCGATGCGCGCCTCGCGCATCAAGAAAGCCACCAAAACCTCTCGCGGGCACCGCAAGGATATGGTGAAAAAAATTCAGGAGGCGGTCGTCAACCGCCTGGAGCGGGACGGCCTGACCGGTCGGGTCACCGGGCGAGAAAAACACCTTTACAGCATCTACAGCAAGATGAAAGAACAGCGCAAACCGTTCAACGAGATAATGGATGTGTATGGCTTCCGCATCATCGTTAACTCGGTGGACATGTGTTACCGGGTGTTGGGCGCAATTCATAACCTGTACAAACCGATTCCGGGCCGCTTTAAAGATTACATTGCCATCCCCAAAGCCAACGGCTACCAATCACTACACACCACCCTGATCGGGATGAATGGCGTACCCATTGAAATTCAGGTGCGCACCGAAGAGATGGACGCCATGGCAAACAACGGGATTGCGGCACACTGGCTCTACAAATCCGACCCGGATCCCGCCGGAGGCGCGCAAAACCGCGCTAAAGAATGGCTTAAGGGCTTGCTGGAAATGCAGCAACGCGCCGGGAACTCTCAAGACTTCCTTGAAACAGTCAAAATTGACCTGTTCCCGGACGAAGTTTACGTATTCACCCCCAAAGGCGATATTCTGGAGCTGCCTACCGGTGCAACCCCGGTGGATTTTGCCTACGCCGTGCATACGGACGTCGGCAACAGCTGCGTCGCAGCACGCCTGGATCATCGTCTGGTCCCCCTTAGCACCCCCATTCAAAGCGGGCAGACCATTAAGATCATCACTGCGCCCGGAGCCTGCCCGAATCCGGCCTGGCTCAGCTTTGTCACCACCGCCAAAGCCCGCGCCAATATCCGCCACTTCCTGAAAACCCAGCAGCGATCAGAATCCGTTGCGTTGGGACAACGCCTGCTGGAAAAGGCGCTGGCACCGTTCGACTGGACCTTCGACGCTATTCCGGCGGAACGCATTGAAACCGCGCTCAGTGAAGCCGGTTTCGCAACCCTGGACGACATGCTGGCGGACATTGGACTGGGCAATCAAATGGCCCAGATTGCCGCCCGCCGCATGCTCCCCACCAGCGAAGAAGACCCCGCAGCAAAAGACAGCAAATCGACGCCACTGGTGATTCGCGGCACGGAAGGCATGGTGATCAATCTAGCCAAATGCTGTCGCCCAATTCCGGGTGATTCCGTGATGGGGCACCTAAGCTCCGGGCGCGGCATGGTCATACACCGAGACAATTGCAAAAATATTGCATCCGAACTGAAAGAAAACCGGGAGAAGTGTTTATCTGTGCAGTGGGCGCAGGACGCCATCGGCGAATACGCTGTCGATCTGCGTGTGCAGATGGAAAATGAGCGCGGCTCGCTGGCAACACTGGCCTCGCTTATTTCCCAAGCCGATGCCAATATCGAAACCATAAATATTAAAGAAAAAGACGCGCACTTGTCGGTGGTCAGCCTGCGTATTTCAATTCACAATCGAGCGCACCTGGCGAAAACCATTCGTCGAATGCGAACCTTGAAAGCAGTTCACCGAATCGTCCGCGTCCGCAACTAA
- a CDS encoding Rid family detoxifying hydrolase, with translation MSKREIISTSKAPQAIGTYSQAVKCGSTVYLSGQIPLVPETMELVDGSMEDNIVRVFENLKAVAEAAGGSLQSVAKLNIFLIDLGHFALVNEVMARYFEQPYPARAAVAVAALPKGAQVEMDAVMELDE, from the coding sequence ATGAGCAAACGCGAAATCATTTCAACCAGCAAAGCCCCCCAAGCCATCGGCACCTATTCCCAAGCGGTCAAATGTGGCAGTACCGTCTATTTATCCGGTCAGATCCCACTGGTTCCAGAAACCATGGAGTTGGTGGATGGTTCCATGGAAGATAATATCGTACGCGTATTTGAAAATCTCAAAGCGGTTGCCGAAGCCGCTGGCGGCTCCCTGCAATCCGTTGCCAAACTGAATATCTTTCTGATTGATTTGGGCCACTTTGCTTTGGTCAATGAAGTTATGGCACGCTATTTTGAACAGCCCTACCCTGCCCGTGCAGCGGTGGCAGTTGCCGCGCTGCCTAAAGGTGCGCAGGTCGAAATGGATGCCGTGATGGAGCTGGACGAGTAA
- the rpoZ gene encoding DNA-directed RNA polymerase subunit omega — MARVTVEDCLDRVDNRFSLVLVASKRARQIATGGKDPFVDWENDKPTVVALREIAEGYVDQSILSRKPEPKQFRDTSSFHSAFNNPSFEE, encoded by the coding sequence ATGGCACGAGTTACCGTCGAAGATTGTCTGGACCGGGTAGATAACCGTTTTTCATTGGTGTTAGTGGCCAGCAAACGTGCTCGTCAAATCGCCACTGGAGGGAAAGACCCCTTCGTTGACTGGGAAAACGACAAGCCCACTGTTGTGGCGCTGCGTGAAATTGCTGAAGGTTATGTCGATCAGTCCATTCTGAGCCGCAAACCTGAACCAAAACAGTTCCGTGATACCTCCTCTTTCCACAGCGCGTTTAACAACCCGTCTTTCGAGGAATAA